A genomic segment from Aspergillus puulaauensis MK2 DNA, chromosome 1, nearly complete sequence encodes:
- a CDS encoding uncharacterized protein (COG:S;~EggNog:ENOG410PV0T;~InterPro:IPR038781) — protein MEKTTSLSPNWALQGLLGDIAAASISTILVSPTITIIDRALVEKASYHKPVLQGLRAHTKAALKHPASFLFSRPHGHVFALYAATYTVANTTETVTKQTHPSLSDAITFACTFLVNVPLGVWKDIRFAHFFGTNPANPAKPHIDTLKSTTNPLPIPKKTGSAAATATLLVRDAITIYGSFTLAQQCAAIIPDSLASHPYSKTVFTQLLVPVVSQLFATPLHLLGLDLYNRQFRVPVRDRVKVVLRDLPVATMIRGVRIIPAFGVGCLVNMGLREAFTI, from the exons atggagaagacgacCAGCCTGAGCCCTAACTGGGCCTTGCAGGGCCTGCTGGGCGACatcgccgcagcctccatctcgaccATTCTAGTTTCACCGACGATAACAATAATCGACAG AGCCCTCGTTGAAAAAGCTTCATACCACAAACCAGTCCTCCAAGGCCTGCGCGCCCACACCAAAGCAGCCCTCAAACACCCAGcaagcttcctcttctcgcgCCCCCATGGCCACGTCTTCGCCCTGTATGCGGCCACATACACCGTCGCAAACACCACCGAGACAGTCACAAAGCAGACGCACCCCTCCCTCTCCGACGCAATCACCTTCGCCTGCACATTCCTCGTCAACGTCCCGCTGGGCGTGTGGAAGGACATCCGCTTCGCCCACTTCTTCGgcaccaacccagccaacccagccaaACCCCATATCGACACTCTAAAAAGTACAACAAACCCCCTGCCAATTCCGAAAAAAACGGgctccgcagcagcaacagcaaccctGCTCGTCCGCGACGCAATCACCATCTACGGCTCCTTCACCCTGGCGCAGCAGTGCGCAGCCATAATCCCCGACTCCCTCGCCTCGCATCCGTACTCCAAAACCGTCTTCACGCAGCTACTCGTGCCGGTGGTGTCGCAGCTGTTTGCGACCCCGCTGCATCTGCTCGGGCTGGATTTGTATAACCGGCAGTTCCGTGTGCCGGTGAGGGACCGGGTGAAGGTGGTGCTGAGGGATTTGCCTGTTGCGACGATGATTAGGGGCGTGCGTATTATTCCGGCGTTTGGGGTTGGGTGTTTGGTGAATATGGGCTTGCGGGAGGCTTTTACGATATAA
- a CDS encoding uncharacterized protein (COG:S;~EggNog:ENOG410PI7F;~InterPro:IPR017938,IPR017927,IPR012349,IPR039261;~TransMembrane:1 (o494-514i);~go_function: GO:0016491 - oxidoreductase activity [Evidence IEA];~go_process: GO:0055114 - oxidation-reduction process [Evidence IEA]) — translation MPGITGWHPGETTIQSKLGLSSAVSQSWRAIEPQLREQHRLFHTSNLPFIPMAVVDREGRPWAGIAAGKDGEIGFVRGPDLKTLVMAVRIWRGEPLGELLSDWSEARNGRELMAGLGIEFSTRRRNKFAGFIRDVVPGQVEGLDYVLEMEVNEAVGNCPKYINTRHFSAHPHTSPSITHQVQHMSPDERLPSAAIEMILSADTVFLATLSKPTPETTSQFPAHAGMNARGGLPGFMRVLPSDGRTVILPDYSGNRFMSSLGNIESSGLAGFTIISFETGDVLYLTGKAKVLIGAPALEIMRRHASVTVLETTGYTLVRDALPVRQRPGSEVGRSPYSPKVKYLVEEELEQAGGSESHKARLESAVRLSSDLAVLRFKVVSKERPLRIRPGQAIVLDFMDWIGPPEYRHMADAAPGSVNDDRVRTWTVSSAHDEDAAWFELTMRKMKGGVVTGALFDVLRNIPPSKQGTVPVTDTVVADIVGVTGDFCLTDDVNVLWVAGGIGITPFLSMLAALAGQARKGDIQFALSTREPAIMLDLIRKLLRNIPTVNIKIDLFTHYPPLDTEFDGTHISIHSGRIGPEYWKTVSPDKNVFICGPNEFGDAATEGLRDIGIPNERIHREGFY, via the exons atgCCAGGAATAACAGGCTGGCACCCGGGCgaaaccaccatccaaaGCAAACTCGGCCTCAGCAGCGCCGTATCGCAAAGCTGGCGCGCAATCGAGCCCCAGCTGCGCGAGCAGCACCGCCTCTTCCACACCTCCAACCTGCCCTTCATCCCCATGGCGGTCGTTGATCGGGAGGGCCGGCCGTGGGCAGGGATTGCGGCGGGCAAGGACGGGGAGATTGGGTTTGTGCGGGGGCCGGATTTGAAGACGTTGGTGATGGCGGTTAGGATTTGGAGGGGGGAGCCGTTGGGTGAGTTATTGTCTGATTGGAGTGAAGCAAGAAATGGGAGGGAGTTGATGGCCGGGTTGGGGATTGAGTTTAGcacgaggaggaggaataaGTTTGCGGGGTTTATTCGGGATGTTGTTCCTGGACAGGTTGAGGGACTTGATTATGTGCTTGAGATGGAGGTGAATGAGGCTGTAGG AAACTGCCCTAAATACATCAACACACGCCACTTCTCAGCACACCCACACACCTCCCCCAGTATCACACACCAAGTCCAGCACATGTCCCCAGACGAACGGCTCCCATCAGCCGCAATCGAAATGATCCTATCCGCCGacaccgtcttcctcgccaccCTCTCCAAACCCACACCAGAAACTACATCGCAATTCCCAGCACACGCCGGCATGAACGCCCGCGGGGGGTTACCAGGCTTCATGCGCGTCCTCCCCAGCGACGGCCGCACCGTCATTCTCCCCGACTACTCCGGAAACAGATTCATGTCGTCGCTAGGGAACATCGAGTCTAGCGGGCTTGCCGGGTTTACGATTATCTCGTTCGAGACGGGGGATGTCCTCTACCTTACCGGGAAAGCGAAGGTGCTTATTGGCGCGCCGGCGCTGGAGATTATGAGGCGCCATGCTTCTGTTACTGTGCTTGAGACGACGGGGTATACGCTTGTACGGGATGCGCTTCCTGTGAGGCAGCGGCCAGGGTCGGAAGTCGGGCGGAGTCCGTATAGTCCGAAGGTGAAGTACCTAGTTGAAGAGGAACTGGAGCAGGCGGGGGGATCTGAGAGCCACAAGGCCCGTCTTGAGAGTGCGGTGCGGCTGTCAAGCGATCTAGCGGTGTTGCGGTTCAAGGTGGTTTCGAAAGAGAGGCCGTTGAGGATTAGACCTGGCCAGGCTATTGTGCTGGATTTCATGGACTGGATCGGTCCGCCGGAGTATCGCCATATGGCGGATGCTGCGCCGGGTTCTGTAAACGATGACCGCGTGAGGACGTGGACAGTCTCGAGTGCgcatgatgaggatgcagcGTGGTTTGAGCTGACGATGCGCAAGATGAAGGGTGGTGTGGTGACGGGTGCTTTATTTGATGTTTTGAGGAATATCCCACCTAGTAAACAGGGGACTGTCCCAGTGACTGATACCGTGGTAGCAGACATTGTCGGCGTTACTGGGGACTTTTGCCTGACTGACGATGTCAATGTCCTCTGGGTGGCTGGAGGGATTGGCATAACCCCGTTTCTGTCTATGCTGGCAGCGCTGGCTGGACAGGCCCGTAAAGGCGACATCCAGTTCGCCTTGTCAACGAGAGAACCCGCGATAATGCTCGATTTGATACGGAAATTACTGAGGAACATCCCGACTGTCAATATCAAGATCGATTTATTCACGCATTATCCACCCCTTGACACTGAGTTCGATGGAACCCACATATCAATACATTCAGGCCGGATTGGACCGGAGTACTGGAAGACTGTCTCTCCAGATAAAAACGTCTTCATCTGCGGACCAAATGAGTTTGGGGATGCGGCCACCGAGGGCCTGCGGGATATTGGTATACCGAATGAACGGATCCATAGAGAGGGgttttattaa
- a CDS encoding glutathione S-transferase (COG:O;~EggNog:ENOG410PW1B;~InterPro:IPR036249,IPR036282,IPR010987,IPR004045, IPR004046;~PFAM:PF00043,PF14497;~go_function: GO:0005515 - protein binding [Evidence IEA];~go_process: GO:0006749 - glutathione metabolic process [Evidence IEA]), giving the protein MSQPVYHYLTLGRLGRGEVLNLFLKDAGIPAKDVRYAYDDTWPQSKEKLTQQGLTRTGLLPALEYNGSIYTQHIPTLRYLSRELGAYDGDSNQEKYIVDAVADVYIDWRSQWVANLMSANPEYKDSVAPKYYTVLAQYYAERAGPYLLGEKITYADFAVYQSIDNDRRTGTLPENLPEPLVKLQEAIEARPNIAQYIQENK; this is encoded by the exons ATGTCTCAACCAGTCTACCATTACCTCACTCTCGGCCGCCTCGGGCGCGGCGAGGTCCTCAA cctcttcctcaaaGACGCCGGCATCCCCGCAAAAGACGTCCGCTACGCATACGACGACACCTGGCCGCAGAGCAAAGAGAAACTCACCCAGCAGGGCCTGACGCGGACGGGTCTGCTGCCTGCGTTGGAGTACAACGGTTCCATCTATACCCAG CACATTCCAACCCTCCGCTATCTATCCCGCGAACTAGGCGCGTACGACGGCGATAGTAACCAGGAGAAATATATCGTTGATGCCGTTGCTGATGTCTATATCGACTGGCGG TCGCAATGGGTCGCGAACCTGATGAGCGCAAACCCCGAATATAAAGACAGCGTTGCGCCTAAATACTACACCGTGCTGGCGCAGTACTATGCGGAGCGCGCGGGGCCGTATCTGCTGGGTGAGAAAATCACCTATGCCGATTTTGCGGTGTATCAGAGTATTGATAATGATCGGAGGACGGGGACGTTGCCT GAAAACCTCCCCGAACCCCTTGTCAAGCTGCAGGAGGCGATTGAGGCTCGGCCGAACATTGCACAGTATATCCAGGAGAATAAATAG
- a CDS encoding pyrroline-5-carboxylate reductase family protein (COG:E;~EggNog:ENOG410PM1P;~InterPro:IPR028939,IPR036291,IPR000304,IPR029036, IPR008927;~PFAM:PF03807,PF14748;~go_function: GO:0004735 - pyrroline-5-carboxylate reductase activity [Evidence IEA];~go_process: GO:0006561 - proline biosynthetic process [Evidence IEA];~go_process: GO:0055114 - oxidation-reduction process [Evidence IEA]), producing MSKPNTLCILGCGNLGTAILQSLLTSPSQLFTQYIACVQSNSSSERLQSQFGPNASLKISTGDNASAIKAADVVILALDPSAIERGLTQPGIADALSSKLLISVAAGWTRQKIEETLYGSSTAENENENDRAFVIRTLPTIPALVGQSLTSIEIEPDRQIPQQYLDLTDAIFSRVGKTVHVPPNLLNPATAVAGSTPAMFAVIVDALVDAAVAVGMPRATATTMIVQSMAGSAAMMQNGMTAAELRDQGTSPEGCTIGGLMVLEENGVRGGVGRALREAVTLARIMDGVRHVNDTRE from the exons ATGTCCAAACCCAACACCCTGTGCATTCTCGGCTGCG GAAATCTCGGCACCGCAATCCTCCAAAGCCTCCTCACCAGCCCCTCCCAGCTCTTCACCCAATACATCGCCTGCGTGCAAAGCAACTCCTCCAGCGAGCGTCTCCAGTCGCAGTTCGGACCAAACGCCTCCCTCAAAATCTCTACAGGCGACAACGCCTCCGCCATAAAAGCCGCCGACGTAgtcatcctcgctctcgaTCCGAGCGCTATCGAGCGCGGTCTCACCCAGCCTGGAATCGCGGACGCACTGTCCTCGAAGCTGCTTATCAGCGTTGCGGCAGGATGGACACGCCAGAAGATCGAAGAGACGCTATACGGCTCGTCTACAgctgagaatgagaatgagaatgacCGCGCATTCGTGATTAGAACCCTGCCTACAATCCCAGCCCTCGTCGGACAGTCTCTCACATCCATCGAGATCGAACCGGATCGCCAAATCCCACAGCAGTATCTCGATCTAACAGATGCGATCTTCTCTCGCGTCGGGAAGACAGTCCACGTCCCGCCAAATCTACTTAACCCCGCCACTGCAGTCGCCGGATCCACGCCTGCGATGTTCGCTGTGATTGTTGACGCGCTGGTCGATGCGGCTGTTGCGGTGGGGATGCCGCGGGCGACGGCGACTACGATGATCGTGCAGTCGATGGCGGGGTCTGCCGCGATGATGCAGAACGGGATGACGGCGGCGGAGCTGAGGGACCAGGGGACCAGTCCGGAGGGGTGCACGATTGGGGGGCTGAtggtgctggaggagaatgggGTTCGGGGGGGTGTTGGGCGGGCGTTGAGAGAGGCTGTTACGTTGGCGAGGATTATGGATGGGGTGAGGCATGTTAATGATACGAGGGAGTAA